From Camelina sativa cultivar DH55 chromosome 20, Cs, whole genome shotgun sequence, the proteins below share one genomic window:
- the LOC104769730 gene encoding senescence-associated carboxylesterase 101-like isoform X2, producing MLWILLHCFELGKLVLRSGLLQSSWSKISHIHESPNSNQDSGLGVKFYKEGKSTFVVFGAPPIRRNRYGLTRLSGSEYENNPFHFLCSEKISSFSVHTPSFELFASAFHRNLRELKSKLLELLKLEKPVIITGAALGGSVASLFTLWLLETIDPKLKRPLCITFGSPLTGDASLQQILENSLRNACFLHVAEAAQTQAIQADLFKPFGTFLICFDSECICFEDPEAVLELLVGDTTDGLVDWRDYGEILDRLDQSLMTDSSLMIDDVIDRMEERGIRKKLRFDQLKKLNDMKISLMHIEWYKKMSKMNKIGYYDRYKARVVSSVDIDLEKRKKELNEFWISMVEEVEKKPQSEKSILKKRCLFGGNNYRRMIEPLDIAEYYLDGRKDYRTLGRSRHYVMLEKWFEAENIETVRCKKRDLSDLLTFDSCFWAEVEESLIVTNQLETQVGITSEERAVLTGKLERFEAYVWGMIEKREVSPEIFLEDSSFMKWWTEYKVIKGFNSPPSLFTEFMNTWKYESYGQPQ from the exons ATGCTATGGATTCTTCTTCATT GTTTCGAGCTTGGGAAGCTTGTGTTGAGGTCCGGTCTCTTACAAAGCTCATGGAGTAAGATCTCCCATATACATGAATCACCCAATTCGAATCAAGATTCAGGTCTAGGTGTCAAGTTTTACAAAGAAGGCAAATCCACATTTGTGGTTTTTGGGGCACCACCTATTCGCAGAAACAGGTATGGTCTTACTCGTCTTTCTGGCTCAGAATATGAAAACAACCCGTTTCATTTCCTCTGCTCCGAGAAGATCTCCTCCTTCTCTGTTCACACACCTTCCTTTGAGCTTTTTGCCTCTGCCTTTCATCGAAATCTCCGTGAACTCAAATCTAAG TTGCTGGAGTTGCTCAAGCTTGAGAAACCGGTGATCATCACTGGAGCTGCGTTAGGAGGATCTGTGGCATCTCTCTTTACGTTGTGGCTTCTTGAAACTATCGATCCAAAGCTAAAACGTCCTTTATGCATCACGTTCGGCTCACCTCTAACCGGAGACGCTTCTCTTCAACAGATTCTTGAGAATTCTTTGAGGAATGCATGTTTCCTTCATGTGGCTGAGGCTGCACAAACTCAGGCCATCCAGGCCGATCTTTTCAAGCCTTTTGGAACTTTCTTGATCTGTTTTGATTCAGAATGTATTTGCTTCGAGGACCCTGAGGCGGTCTTGGAGTTGCTGGTAGGTGATACCACGGATGGTCTAGTAGACTGGAGAGACTACGGTGAAATCCTAGACCGTTTGGACCAGTCTTTAATGACGGATTCGAGTCTTATGATTGATGATGTTATTGATCGAATGGAGGAACGTGGAATTAGGAAGAAGCTGCGTTTTGATCAGCTGAAGAAACTAAACGACATGAAGATATCACTGATGCATATAGAGTGGTACAAAAAGATGAGCAAGATGAACAAGATTGGTTACTACGATCGGTACAAGGCTAGAGTGGTTTCATCTGTTGATATAGATcttgagaagaggaagaaagagttGAATGAGTTCTGGATATCAATGGTTGAAGAAGTTGAGAAGAAGCCCCAGAGTGAAAAGTCTATTCTCAAGAAACGGTGTCTCTTCGGTGGGAACAACTACAGACGAATGATCGAACCGCTAGACATTGCTGAATATTACCTCGACGGTCGTAAAGACTACCGAACCTTAGGAAGGTCACGCCACTATGTTATGCTAGAGAAATGGTTTGAGGCGGAAAATATTGAAACGGTTAGGTGcaaaaagagagatttgagtgATCTTTTAAcgtttgattcttgtttttggGCTGAAGTTGAGGAATCGTTGATTGTTACCAATCAGCTAGAGACACAAGTGGGGATAACAAGTGAGGAGAGAGCGGTATTAACCGGAAAACTCGAGAGGTTTGAGGCATACGTTTGGGGGATGATTGAGAAACGTGAGGTTTCGCCGGAGATTTTCTTGGAGGACAGCAGTTTCATGAAGTGGTGGACAGAGTACAAAGTGATCAAAGGCTTTAATTCTCCACCTTCACTCTTCACCGAGTTTATGAACACATGGAAGTATGAGAGTTATGGTCAGCCACAATAA
- the LOC104769730 gene encoding senescence-associated carboxylesterase 101-like isoform X1 → MDSSSLKGFELGKLVLRSGLLQSSWSKISHIHESPNSNQDSGLGVKFYKEGKSTFVVFGAPPIRRNRYGLTRLSGSEYENNPFHFLCSEKISSFSVHTPSFELFASAFHRNLRELKSKLLELLKLEKPVIITGAALGGSVASLFTLWLLETIDPKLKRPLCITFGSPLTGDASLQQILENSLRNACFLHVAEAAQTQAIQADLFKPFGTFLICFDSECICFEDPEAVLELLVGDTTDGLVDWRDYGEILDRLDQSLMTDSSLMIDDVIDRMEERGIRKKLRFDQLKKLNDMKISLMHIEWYKKMSKMNKIGYYDRYKARVVSSVDIDLEKRKKELNEFWISMVEEVEKKPQSEKSILKKRCLFGGNNYRRMIEPLDIAEYYLDGRKDYRTLGRSRHYVMLEKWFEAENIETVRCKKRDLSDLLTFDSCFWAEVEESLIVTNQLETQVGITSEERAVLTGKLERFEAYVWGMIEKREVSPEIFLEDSSFMKWWTEYKVIKGFNSPPSLFTEFMNTWKYESYGQPQ, encoded by the exons ATGGATTCTTCTTCATT AAAAGGTTTCGAGCTTGGGAAGCTTGTGTTGAGGTCCGGTCTCTTACAAAGCTCATGGAGTAAGATCTCCCATATACATGAATCACCCAATTCGAATCAAGATTCAGGTCTAGGTGTCAAGTTTTACAAAGAAGGCAAATCCACATTTGTGGTTTTTGGGGCACCACCTATTCGCAGAAACAGGTATGGTCTTACTCGTCTTTCTGGCTCAGAATATGAAAACAACCCGTTTCATTTCCTCTGCTCCGAGAAGATCTCCTCCTTCTCTGTTCACACACCTTCCTTTGAGCTTTTTGCCTCTGCCTTTCATCGAAATCTCCGTGAACTCAAATCTAAG TTGCTGGAGTTGCTCAAGCTTGAGAAACCGGTGATCATCACTGGAGCTGCGTTAGGAGGATCTGTGGCATCTCTCTTTACGTTGTGGCTTCTTGAAACTATCGATCCAAAGCTAAAACGTCCTTTATGCATCACGTTCGGCTCACCTCTAACCGGAGACGCTTCTCTTCAACAGATTCTTGAGAATTCTTTGAGGAATGCATGTTTCCTTCATGTGGCTGAGGCTGCACAAACTCAGGCCATCCAGGCCGATCTTTTCAAGCCTTTTGGAACTTTCTTGATCTGTTTTGATTCAGAATGTATTTGCTTCGAGGACCCTGAGGCGGTCTTGGAGTTGCTGGTAGGTGATACCACGGATGGTCTAGTAGACTGGAGAGACTACGGTGAAATCCTAGACCGTTTGGACCAGTCTTTAATGACGGATTCGAGTCTTATGATTGATGATGTTATTGATCGAATGGAGGAACGTGGAATTAGGAAGAAGCTGCGTTTTGATCAGCTGAAGAAACTAAACGACATGAAGATATCACTGATGCATATAGAGTGGTACAAAAAGATGAGCAAGATGAACAAGATTGGTTACTACGATCGGTACAAGGCTAGAGTGGTTTCATCTGTTGATATAGATcttgagaagaggaagaaagagttGAATGAGTTCTGGATATCAATGGTTGAAGAAGTTGAGAAGAAGCCCCAGAGTGAAAAGTCTATTCTCAAGAAACGGTGTCTCTTCGGTGGGAACAACTACAGACGAATGATCGAACCGCTAGACATTGCTGAATATTACCTCGACGGTCGTAAAGACTACCGAACCTTAGGAAGGTCACGCCACTATGTTATGCTAGAGAAATGGTTTGAGGCGGAAAATATTGAAACGGTTAGGTGcaaaaagagagatttgagtgATCTTTTAAcgtttgattcttgtttttggGCTGAAGTTGAGGAATCGTTGATTGTTACCAATCAGCTAGAGACACAAGTGGGGATAACAAGTGAGGAGAGAGCGGTATTAACCGGAAAACTCGAGAGGTTTGAGGCATACGTTTGGGGGATGATTGAGAAACGTGAGGTTTCGCCGGAGATTTTCTTGGAGGACAGCAGTTTCATGAAGTGGTGGACAGAGTACAAAGTGATCAAAGGCTTTAATTCTCCACCTTCACTCTTCACCGAGTTTATGAACACATGGAAGTATGAGAGTTATGGTCAGCCACAATAA